Proteins encoded within one genomic window of Streptomyces sp. NBC_00523:
- a CDS encoding benzoate/H(+) symporter BenE family transporter: protein MSALTRIRSAAPPSAVAAGVIAVMVGVTSSAALVFTAAKAAGADAREISSWMLALGVGLACTCAGLSLRHRAPVVTAWSTPGAALLTTGLSGVSMAQAVGAFIFSALLIVVSGVTGWFARAMNRIPVPLAAALLAGVLLRFGTGLFSTMHHSFAVAFPMFVVYLLGRRLLPRYAVLLALASGVVATLFTGGWRTGEVRLSLATPVFTAPEFDWKVLISVGAPLFVVTMASQNLPGVAVLRGSGYDVPVSPLMTWTGAANAVLAPFGAFGLNLAAITAAICTGDEAHPDRDKRYLAAVWAGFFYLCVGLLGATVASLLTAMPHELVMAVAGIGLLATIESSLASALADKASREAAAVTFLATASGVTLLGIGSAFWGLLAGLVTSAIATVGRPRREEPAPEPRPAEVPVR, encoded by the coding sequence ATGTCCGCGTTGACCCGCATACGTTCGGCCGCACCTCCCTCCGCCGTGGCGGCCGGGGTGATCGCCGTCATGGTCGGGGTCACCAGCTCCGCCGCACTGGTCTTCACCGCCGCGAAGGCGGCGGGGGCGGACGCGCGGGAGATCTCCTCCTGGATGCTGGCGCTCGGCGTCGGACTGGCCTGCACCTGCGCCGGTCTGTCGCTGCGTCACCGGGCACCGGTCGTGACCGCCTGGTCGACGCCCGGCGCGGCCCTGCTGACGACGGGTCTGAGCGGGGTGTCGATGGCGCAGGCCGTCGGCGCGTTCATCTTCTCGGCGCTGCTCATCGTGGTGAGCGGTGTCACCGGGTGGTTCGCCCGGGCCATGAACCGCATCCCCGTCCCGCTGGCCGCCGCACTGCTCGCCGGGGTGCTGCTGAGGTTCGGCACGGGCCTGTTCAGCACCATGCACCACAGCTTCGCGGTCGCGTTCCCGATGTTCGTGGTCTACCTGCTGGGCCGCCGTCTGCTGCCGCGTTACGCGGTGCTGCTGGCGTTGGCCTCGGGCGTGGTGGCCACCCTGTTCACCGGGGGCTGGCGGACCGGCGAGGTCCGGCTCTCCCTGGCCACACCGGTCTTCACCGCGCCCGAGTTCGACTGGAAGGTGCTGATCAGCGTCGGCGCACCGCTGTTCGTCGTGACCATGGCCTCGCAGAACCTGCCCGGGGTCGCCGTACTGCGGGGTTCCGGTTACGACGTGCCGGTGTCTCCCCTGATGACGTGGACCGGCGCGGCCAACGCCGTGCTGGCACCCTTCGGGGCCTTCGGGCTCAACCTCGCCGCCATCACAGCCGCGATCTGCACGGGGGACGAGGCGCACCCGGACCGCGACAAGCGCTATCTGGCGGCGGTGTGGGCGGGGTTCTTCTACCTGTGCGTGGGGCTCCTCGGCGCGACCGTCGCCTCGCTGCTGACGGCCATGCCGCACGAACTCGTCATGGCCGTCGCGGGAATCGGGCTGCTCGCGACCATCGAGTCCTCACTGGCCTCCGCTCTCGCCGACAAGGCGTCGCGCGAGGCGGCCGCCGTCACCTTCCTGGCCACCGCTTCGGGCGTGACGCTGCTGGGCATCGGTTCGGCGTTCTGGGGGCTGCTGGCCGGCCTCGTCACCAGCGCGATCGCCACGGTGGGCCGCCCCCGCCGCGAGGAACCGGCACCGGAGCCGCGGCCTGCCGAGGTCCCCGTGCGCTGA
- a CDS encoding helix-turn-helix domain-containing protein, with the protein MGLNEDVGRRLRALRHGMDVSLSELSRRSGVGKGTLSELESGRRNPTLETLYALTTALGRPLSAVLSDPLPDGAPSGQPAGVSGSAVTAVLIERYEDGEAVTDVFRVTIRAGAVQESEAHVPGTSESLMVLAGTAVVGRPDDLSAVGPGASARWRADVPHVYSAPDGDVQGILFVRCPVSPRREG; encoded by the coding sequence ATGGGGCTGAACGAGGACGTCGGGCGCAGGCTGCGGGCCCTGCGGCACGGGATGGACGTGTCGCTCTCGGAGCTCTCCCGCCGCTCCGGGGTCGGCAAGGGCACGCTCTCGGAGCTGGAGAGCGGCCGGCGCAACCCCACGCTGGAGACCCTGTACGCCCTCACCACCGCCCTCGGCCGCCCCCTCAGCGCGGTACTGAGCGACCCCTTGCCGGACGGCGCCCCCTCCGGGCAGCCGGCGGGCGTGTCGGGCAGCGCCGTCACCGCCGTGCTGATCGAGCGGTACGAGGACGGGGAAGCGGTCACCGACGTGTTCCGGGTGACCATTCGCGCCGGGGCGGTCCAGGAGTCGGAGGCCCATGTGCCGGGTACGTCCGAGAGCCTGATGGTGCTCGCCGGCACGGCCGTCGTCGGGCGGCCGGACGATCTCAGCGCCGTGGGGCCCGGGGCCTCCGCCCGGTGGCGGGCCGACGTGCCCCACGTCTACAGCGCGCCCGACGGCGACGTGCAGGGAATCCTCTTCGTGCGCTGCCCGGTCAGCCCGCGCCGAGAAGGTTGA
- a CDS encoding N-acetylmuramoyl-L-alanine amidase, with protein sequence MERRRILQGAAVAAVGALLPPSVRAAAATTGATDYPAGHWVPASTSNYTVSSRPSAYPVQYVIIHVTQETFSKTVSIFQNPAKQVSAHYVVRSGDGYVNQMVREKDVAWHAGNWDYNTRSIGIEHEGWVDQPAYFTDSMYEQSALLTANICDRYKIPKDRAHILGHVEVPGTDHTDPGPNWDWVRYIRLVNLLGAG encoded by the coding sequence ATGGAACGCAGAAGAATCCTTCAGGGCGCCGCGGTGGCGGCGGTGGGAGCGCTGCTTCCCCCCTCCGTCCGCGCCGCGGCCGCGACGACGGGTGCCACGGACTACCCGGCGGGGCACTGGGTTCCCGCTTCGACGTCCAACTACACGGTCTCTTCGCGCCCTTCGGCGTACCCCGTCCAGTACGTCATCATCCATGTCACCCAGGAGACGTTCTCCAAGACGGTGTCCATCTTCCAGAACCCGGCGAAGCAGGTGTCCGCGCACTATGTGGTGCGCTCGGGCGACGGGTACGTCAACCAGATGGTGCGGGAGAAGGACGTCGCCTGGCACGCGGGGAACTGGGACTACAACACCCGCAGCATCGGGATCGAGCACGAGGGTTGGGTGGACCAGCCCGCGTACTTCACCGACTCCATGTACGAGCAGTCGGCGCTGCTCACGGCCAATATTTGCGACCGTTATAAGATTCCCAAGGACCGGGCCCACATCCTCGGACACGTCGAGGTCCCGGGCACCGACCACACCGACCCCGGCCCGAACTGGGACTGGGTCCGCTACATCCGCCTGGTCAACCTTCTCGGCGCGGGCTGA
- a CDS encoding SWIM zinc finger family protein, whose amino-acid sequence MSDGYEAEEFTDGGDGREDGVAAQERTFAALPPAPGRGFAASWWGKAWLKALEDTALDLRQLKAGRRVAREGGVGAVSVRPGRITAVVRERDGSTYRSDVLLQELDEQEWDRFLGMATERTGHIAALLDREMPPHLVEDASAAGMDLLPGIGDLEPRCTCEAWDHCPHTAALCYQVARLLDQDPFVLLLMRGRGERMLLDGLQERIAATAGAPDATAEAEEPVPDPGVSGVPAEQAYAAGSILPALPAPPELPGEPGAAPSLDTETDPEAGVDPTALEMLARDAAARAYRMFADALTPGHEGRPVPEALTVRQDAVRLAADARPEPWIVHRLASGAGRTRAGLPAAAAAWRYGGATALAVLDEDRPLDGEALARARTRLAEAWEEDEAPRLRAERNRWTSADGGLQLRYGPDGRWYPYRKENGQWFPAGPSDDDPAAAWAEAQGV is encoded by the coding sequence ATGAGCGACGGATACGAGGCCGAGGAGTTCACCGACGGTGGCGACGGGCGGGAGGACGGGGTGGCCGCGCAGGAGCGCACCTTCGCCGCCCTGCCCCCGGCGCCCGGCCGCGGTTTCGCCGCCTCCTGGTGGGGAAAGGCGTGGCTCAAGGCGCTGGAGGACACCGCTCTGGACCTGCGGCAGCTGAAGGCGGGGCGCCGTGTGGCACGGGAGGGCGGGGTCGGCGCCGTGTCCGTACGGCCGGGCCGGATCACGGCGGTGGTGCGTGAGCGGGACGGCAGTACGTATCGCAGCGATGTGCTGCTCCAGGAGCTGGACGAGCAGGAGTGGGACCGTTTCCTCGGCATGGCGACCGAGCGGACGGGGCACATCGCGGCGCTGCTCGACCGCGAGATGCCTCCGCACCTGGTCGAGGACGCCTCGGCGGCCGGGATGGATCTGCTCCCGGGGATCGGCGACCTGGAACCGCGGTGCACATGCGAGGCGTGGGACCACTGCCCGCACACCGCCGCGCTCTGCTACCAGGTGGCGCGGCTCCTGGACCAGGACCCGTTCGTGCTGCTGCTGATGCGGGGGCGCGGCGAACGGATGCTGCTGGACGGGCTCCAGGAGCGGATCGCGGCGACGGCCGGTGCCCCGGACGCCACGGCCGAGGCCGAGGAGCCGGTGCCGGACCCGGGCGTGTCCGGCGTACCGGCGGAGCAGGCGTACGCCGCCGGCTCCATCCTGCCCGCACTTCCGGCACCTCCCGAGCTTCCCGGGGAGCCCGGCGCCGCCCCCTCGCTCGACACGGAGACCGACCCGGAGGCGGGGGTGGACCCGACGGCGCTGGAGATGCTGGCGCGGGACGCGGCGGCCCGGGCGTACCGGATGTTCGCCGACGCCCTGACGCCCGGTCATGAAGGGCGCCCGGTGCCCGAGGCGCTGACGGTGCGCCAGGACGCGGTCAGGCTGGCGGCCGACGCGCGCCCGGAGCCGTGGATCGTCCACCGGCTTGCGAGCGGCGCGGGAAGGACGCGCGCCGGGCTCCCCGCCGCGGCCGCGGCCTGGCGGTACGGTGGGGCGACCGCGCTCGCCGTGCTCGACGAGGACCGGCCCCTGGACGGCGAGGCGCTGGCCCGGGCCAGGACCCGGCTGGCCGAGGCGTGGGAGGAGGACGAGGCGCCCCGGCTGCGGGCCGAGCGCAACCGCTGGACGTCGGCGGACGGCGGCCTCCAACTCCGCTACGGACCGGACGGGCGCTGGTATCCGTACCGGAAGGAGAACGGTCAGTGGTTCCCGGCGGGGCCGTCCGATGACGACCCGGCGGCCGCCTGGGCGGAGGCGCAAGGCGTCTGA
- a CDS encoding DEAD/DEAH box helicase has protein sequence MHRPSSASLSEISALAGCSVVFLPSDPSRTGRLAFWHPDGSSPPDGPGETGTLTVAGPDALPYEVPARLLSVADGLPVLTRARSAAHASAAVAFWGAAGLLALQFAARGLLLPGLSATDHDSWRSGPLTADDLMRVRTLAASMPPTAHAVPVDAAARPLLLPEPERHVRAFLDAVADSLPRTPAAPLAAGGPAFTAWEPQRLPGHRAWAADVAAGHDAGVRLSLRVEVAGLEGGDGPGTGPSFRVVPQIHSVSDPAVVADAAEVWAGGGPAAEAFGPRARMDTLLMLRRAARAWPTLTPLLSAAVPDAVEPADEEITELLGPAARALAATGVQVHWPKELSARRLTARAVIGPDGDEPEGGAPRDLARTASDAAPLLSPDALLTFNWWFALGDQQLSREELDRLAEAGRPLVRLRDQWVLIDPDEARRARETQDRKVTPIDALGAALTGSAEVDGRRVEVRATGWLERLRERVADPARQDGDGEPAVGQPAALTATLRDYQLRGLNWLHTMTSLGLGGCLADDMGLGKTITLIALHLHRQTLEGGAGPTLVVCPTSLMGNWQREIEKFAPGTPVRRFHGASRTLDDLPENGFVLTTYGTMRLDAPRLASARWGMVVADEAQHVKNPYSATARALRTIGAGARVALTGTPVENNLSELWAILDWTTPGLLGRLGTFRTRYARAVEGGDPAAAERLGALVRPFLLRRRKSDPGIAPELPPKTETDRAVSLTPEQAGLYEAVVRETLAAIAEADGMSRRGLVVKLLTSLKQICNHPAQYLKEDEPRIAGRSGKLELLDELLDTIVAEGAGVLVFTQYVGMARLLERHLAARGIGTQFLHGGTPVAAREEMVNRFQAGEAPVFLLSLKAAGTGLNLTRAGHVVHFDRWWNPAVEAQATDRAYRIGQTQPVQVHRLIAEGTIEDRIADMLARKQGLADAVLGSGESALTELSDAELADLVELRGGTR, from the coding sequence GTGCACCGCCCCTCCTCCGCTTCCCTCTCCGAAATCTCCGCGCTCGCCGGCTGTTCGGTGGTCTTCCTGCCCTCGGATCCCTCCCGCACCGGCCGCCTCGCCTTCTGGCACCCCGACGGCAGCAGCCCGCCCGACGGCCCCGGCGAGACCGGCACGCTGACGGTCGCGGGCCCCGACGCCCTGCCGTACGAGGTGCCGGCGCGCCTCCTGTCCGTAGCCGACGGGCTCCCCGTCCTCACGCGCGCGCGGTCGGCGGCGCACGCCTCGGCGGCCGTGGCGTTCTGGGGCGCGGCGGGGCTGCTCGCCCTGCAGTTCGCCGCCCGGGGCCTGCTCCTTCCGGGGCTGAGCGCGACGGACCACGACAGCTGGCGGTCCGGGCCGCTGACCGCCGACGACCTGATGCGCGTCCGCACCCTGGCCGCCTCCATGCCGCCCACCGCCCACGCCGTGCCCGTCGACGCGGCTGCCCGGCCGCTCCTGCTGCCCGAACCGGAGCGCCATGTACGGGCGTTCCTCGACGCGGTCGCCGACTCCCTGCCCCGGACCCCCGCCGCACCGCTCGCCGCGGGCGGGCCGGCGTTCACCGCGTGGGAGCCACAGCGCCTGCCCGGGCACCGCGCCTGGGCCGCCGATGTGGCGGCCGGGCACGACGCGGGCGTCCGGCTGTCGCTGCGCGTGGAGGTGGCGGGGCTCGAAGGGGGCGACGGACCGGGAACCGGGCCTTCGTTCCGCGTGGTGCCGCAGATCCACAGCGTCAGCGATCCGGCCGTGGTCGCCGATGCCGCCGAGGTGTGGGCGGGCGGTGGCCCGGCAGCGGAGGCGTTCGGGCCGCGCGCCCGGATGGACACCCTGCTGATGCTGCGCCGGGCCGCCCGCGCCTGGCCGACGCTCACCCCGCTGCTCTCAGCGGCCGTGCCGGACGCGGTGGAACCGGCCGACGAGGAGATCACCGAACTCCTCGGACCCGCCGCGCGGGCGCTCGCCGCGACGGGCGTCCAGGTCCACTGGCCCAAGGAGTTGAGCGCCCGCAGGCTCACGGCGCGCGCGGTGATCGGACCGGACGGCGACGAGCCGGAGGGCGGCGCGCCCCGGGATCTCGCGCGGACCGCGTCGGACGCCGCGCCGCTGTTGTCGCCCGACGCCCTGCTGACCTTCAACTGGTGGTTCGCCCTGGGCGACCAGCAGCTGAGCCGAGAGGAGCTGGACCGGCTGGCCGAGGCGGGCCGACCGCTGGTGCGGCTGCGCGACCAGTGGGTGCTCATCGATCCCGACGAGGCGCGGCGGGCCCGGGAGACGCAGGACCGCAAGGTCACCCCGATCGACGCGCTGGGCGCGGCGCTGACCGGTTCCGCCGAGGTGGACGGCCGGCGGGTCGAGGTCCGGGCCACCGGCTGGCTGGAGCGGCTGCGCGAGCGCGTCGCCGACCCGGCCCGGCAGGACGGGGACGGGGAGCCGGCGGTCGGTCAGCCGGCGGCGCTCACCGCCACGCTGCGGGACTATCAGCTCCGGGGTCTGAACTGGCTGCACACCATGACCTCGCTCGGGCTGGGCGGCTGCCTCGCCGACGACATGGGGCTCGGCAAGACCATCACCCTGATCGCGCTGCACCTGCACCGCCAGACCCTGGAAGGGGGCGCCGGGCCGACGCTCGTGGTCTGCCCGACCTCGCTGATGGGCAACTGGCAGCGCGAGATCGAGAAGTTCGCCCCCGGCACCCCGGTCCGCCGCTTCCACGGCGCGTCCCGCACCCTGGACGACCTGCCGGAGAACGGGTTCGTGCTCACCACGTACGGGACGATGCGGCTGGACGCGCCGAGGCTCGCCTCGGCGCGGTGGGGCATGGTCGTCGCGGACGAGGCGCAGCATGTGAAGAACCCGTACTCGGCGACGGCCCGCGCGCTGCGCACCATCGGCGCCGGGGCGCGGGTGGCGCTGACCGGCACCCCGGTGGAGAACAACCTCTCCGAGCTGTGGGCGATCCTCGACTGGACGACACCGGGGCTGCTGGGGCGGCTCGGCACGTTCCGCACCCGGTACGCGCGGGCGGTGGAGGGCGGGGACCCGGCGGCGGCCGAGCGGCTGGGCGCGCTGGTGCGGCCGTTCCTGCTGCGCCGGCGCAAGTCGGATCCCGGCATCGCTCCGGAGCTGCCGCCGAAGACGGAGACGGACCGCGCGGTGTCACTGACGCCCGAACAGGCGGGGCTGTACGAGGCGGTGGTGCGGGAGACGCTGGCGGCGATCGCGGAGGCCGACGGCATGTCAAGGCGCGGTCTCGTGGTGAAGCTGCTGACCTCGCTCAAGCAGATCTGCAACCACCCGGCGCAGTACCTCAAGGAGGACGAGCCGCGCATCGCCGGCCGCTCGGGGAAGCTGGAACTGCTGGACGAACTCCTGGACACCATCGTGGCGGAGGGCGCCGGGGTGCTGGTGTTCACGCAGTACGTCGGAATGGCCCGGCTCCTCGAACGGCACCTGGCGGCACGCGGCATCGGCACGCAGTTCCTGCACGGCGGCACTCCGGTCGCCGCGCGGGAGGAGATGGTGAACCGGTTCCAGGCGGGCGAGGCACCGGTGTTCCTGTTGTCATTGAAGGCCGCGGGCACGGGTCTCAACCTGACGAGGGCCGGTCACGTGGTGCACTTCGACCGCTGGTGGAACCCGGCGGTCGAGGCGCAGGCCACCGACCGCGCGTACCGGATCGGGCAGACCCAGCCGGTGCAGGTCCACCGGCTGATCGCCGAGGGGACGATCGAGGACCGGATCGCGGACATGCTCGCCCGCAAGCAGGGGCTGGCCGACGCGGTGCTGGGGTCCGGGGAGAGCGCCCTGACGGAGCTCAGCGACGCGGAACTGGCCGATCTGGTGGAGCTTCGAGGGGGGACGCGATGA
- a CDS encoding fatty acid desaturase family protein, which translates to MPQATLAAAEPTRDGARSPGSDFAPLLRDVKAQGLLERRTGWYAAGITVNLLALAAVVTGIVLLGNTWWVLPLALPLALLWARTSFVGHDAGHAQITGNRKVSRALGLFHGNLLLGMNEAWWNDKHVRHHANPNHIDKDPDVGVGALVWTQKQAAQREGFARWLTRNQARLFFPMLLLEGIALKVSGFQYLKQQSPRERALSGFLLIAHLGLYATLLLTVMSPGKAVVFALVHHALFGLHLGMAFAPNHKGMEMPDPDGDRWDHLRRQVLTSRNVRGSALTDWFLGGLNYQIEHHLFPSMPRPHLRLAQPMVKAHCEAVGLPYAETGLIESYRQALTHMHEVGAPLR; encoded by the coding sequence ATGCCCCAGGCCACCCTTGCCGCAGCGGAACCCACGCGTGACGGCGCCCGAAGCCCAGGAAGCGACTTCGCGCCCCTGCTGCGCGACGTCAAGGCGCAAGGACTCCTCGAACGGCGCACCGGCTGGTACGCCGCAGGCATCACCGTCAACCTCCTCGCCCTGGCCGCCGTGGTCACCGGCATCGTCCTCCTGGGCAACACCTGGTGGGTGCTGCCGCTCGCCCTGCCCCTGGCGCTCCTCTGGGCCCGTACCTCATTCGTGGGGCACGACGCGGGGCACGCCCAGATAACCGGAAACCGGAAGGTGAGCCGTGCGCTCGGCCTCTTCCACGGCAACCTGCTGCTCGGCATGAATGAGGCGTGGTGGAACGACAAGCACGTACGCCACCACGCCAACCCCAACCACATCGACAAGGACCCCGACGTCGGTGTGGGCGCCCTGGTGTGGACCCAGAAGCAGGCCGCCCAGCGCGAGGGCTTCGCCCGCTGGCTCACGCGTAACCAGGCCCGCCTCTTCTTCCCGATGCTGCTCCTGGAAGGCATCGCCCTCAAGGTCTCCGGCTTCCAGTACCTGAAGCAACAGTCCCCGCGCGAGCGCGCCCTGTCCGGATTCCTGCTGATCGCGCACCTCGGCCTCTACGCCACCCTGCTCCTCACCGTCATGTCCCCGGGGAAGGCGGTCGTCTTCGCGCTCGTGCACCACGCGCTTTTCGGACTCCACCTCGGCATGGCCTTCGCCCCGAACCACAAGGGCATGGAGATGCCCGACCCCGACGGGGACCGCTGGGACCACCTGCGGCGCCAGGTCCTCACCTCGCGCAACGTACGCGGATCGGCCCTCACCGACTGGTTCCTCGGCGGCCTCAACTACCAGATCGAGCACCACCTCTTCCCGAGCATGCCCCGGCCGCACCTCCGCCTGGCCCAGCCCATGGTCAAGGCCCACTGCGAGGCCGTCGGCCTGCCGTACGCGGAGACCGGACTGATCGAGTCCTACCGGCAGGCGCTCACCCATATGCACGAGGTCGGTGCGCCGCTGCGGTGA